The Solirubrobacter pauli sequence CTTGGTGAAGAAGCGGTGGCCGCCCAGATCGAAGCGGTATCCGTCGCGAACCTCGGTCTTGGCGATGCCGCCGACCTGGTCCTCCGCCTCGAACACGATGACGGGACGCCCCTCCTTCGCGAGGAGGTATCCGGCCGTGAGGCCGGCGGGGCCGCCGCCGAGGACAGCGACCGGCTTCTCGGGCCGGGACTGACGCGGGGCGTCAGACGGCGTGATGTCAACCGTGGACATGGCACCCACCTTGCCCACCCGTGGGCGATTTCACGGCCGTTGCTAAAGGGCGCTAACAGGCCTTAAGCCCAGCCTCTAACCTCTCCGGCCGTGCAGCCCAGCACCGCTCTGGACATCCTTCTGGTCGATGACGACCGCCCGCTGCGGGAGATGCTCACGCGCTCGTTCGAGCGTGAAGGGCACCGTGTGACCGCAGTCGGAGACGGCGAGACCGCGCTCGACGCGGCCGCCGAGCGCTCCTATGACGTGGTTCTCCTCGACGTCGCGCTCGGCGCGGGCCCGACCGGCTACGACGTCGCTCGCACCTTGCGTTCCCGGCGCGACGTGGTGCCAATCATCATGTTGACCGCGCTTGACAGCGAAGCCGACGCGGTGCAGGGCCTCGAGGCCGGCGCCGACGACTACGTGACCAAGCCGTTCGGCCTCGCCGAGCTGCGCTCACGCATCCGCGCCGTCCTGCGCCGGGCGCAGGGCCGCGTCGTCGAGGGCAACGTGCGCGTCGGCCCGGTCATGCTCGACCGCGACCTGCGCCGCGTGACCGTCGACGACAACGCCGTCCGCCTCACCTTCAGCGAGTTCGAGCTGCTCGGCTGCCTGATGAGCCGCCCCGGCTACGCGTTCAACCGCCAGGAGCTGCTGCGCGCCATCTGGGGCGACTCCGCCTATCGCGACCCGCGCGCGATCGACGTCCACATCCGCCACCTGCGCGAGAAGCTCGAGGCGCGTCCGGAGGAGCCGAGCCTCATCCTGACCGTCCCCGGGCAGGGCTACCGCTTCCGCGAAGCATGATCCGCACGGCGCTGCGCGGGCTCCGAGGGCGGCTGCTGCTGGCCTTCGTGGCCACCAGCGCCGTGACGCTCGCCGTGGCGGCCGCGATCACGCTCAGCCCGCTGCAGCAGCAGCTGCGGGACGAGGCCACGAGCCAGCTGCAGGACTCGACGGAGACCATGCGCACCGACTTCAAGGATGCGCTGACGACCGGCCCGGTCAAGGGCGCCGAGGATCCGCGCGCGAGCAAGCGCGGTCGGCGGTACCGCAAGCTCCTGGAGCTCGGGTACGACCTGAGCGAGCGCACCAACGGCCGCGTGTCCGTGACCGACGACCTGTACGAGAGCTCGGCCGGCGACTCGCCGGCGTTCCTGTTCGACACCGGCTCGACCGCCACGCAGGCGCGGCCGCTCGCCGACGCCATGCGCGCCCGCCGCGAAGGGCTGTCGACGACGGAGATCCGTGACGACGAGCTGACGTTCGCGATGCCCGTGTTCGACGACGAGAAGGTCGTCGGCGTGGTCGTGGCCCAGCGGGACCTCACCGAGGTCGCGCGCACGGTGACCAGCGTGCGCAACGCGTTCTTCACCGCCGCGGCGATCGGCCTCGCCGTGGCGATCCTGTTGGCGATCACGCTGTCAGGGACGCTCACGCGCCGGCTCGGGCGCCTGCAGCGGTCCGCGCTGCGGATCACGGCCGAGGGCCCGGAGGCGCCGGCGCCGCTGGACCGCGGGCGGGACGAGGTCGGCGACCTCGCCCGCGCGATCGGCCGCATGCAGGAGGAGCTGCGCCGGCAGGAGGCGGCGCGGCGCTCGTTCGTGTCCACGGCCTCGCACGAGCTGCGCACGCCGCTGACGATCCTCCAGGGCACGATGGAGCTGCTCGATGAGGACCTCCGCGACGGCGGCGACCTGACGGACGCCCAGGAGCAGGTCGCGAGCGCGCGGCGGGAGCTGCGGCGACTGTCCGTGCTGGCGAGCGAGCTGCTGGACCTGTCGCGGCTCGACGCGGCGGTGCAGCTGCGCAGCGAACCCGTCGAGCTGGGCGAGATCGCGCGCGCGGTCAAGGCCGAGTTCGAGCTGCTGGCGTCCGAGCGCGACACCGCGCTCGTCGTCGACTCCCCCGGGCCGTGCTGGGGCACGGGCGACCCGGCGGCGTGCGCGCGGGTCGTGCGCATCCTGATCGACAACGCGCTGCGCTACGCGCCGCCGGGCGAGCCGATCAAGATCACGACGAGCCGCGAGAACGGCAGCGCCGTGGTCCGCGTGGCCGACCACGGCCCAGGGGTGCCGCCCGAGGAGCGCGCGCACATCTTCGAGCGCTTCCACCGCGGCAAGGCCAGCAGCGAGGTCTCGGGCTTCGGGCTGGGCCTCGCGATCGGCCGCGAGCTGGCGGAGCGCATGAGCGGGACCCTGGACATCGAGCCGTCCTCGCGCGGCGCGAAGTTCGCGCTGACGTTGCCGGCGACCGGCGACGGCAAGCACGTGCGATCGCCGGTGAGCGCCGGCGCCGATCTGGGGCCGACCGGTGACCGGTAGTGGGCCGGTGGCCCATGGCCGGTCGCCGGGTGGCGCCAGGCGGTGATCGGCGCTCGCCGGAATCGGGCGTGCTTGCCGGAGCCGGTCTAGCCAGTCTTCACATACACCGTCGCCCGCACCGGGTTCGGCCGCGGCGGCGTGAAGTTCGTCGGCTGAATCGACGCGATCTCCATCGTCGGGTCGTTCGAGAGCGCCTGCGCCCACTCCTTGGAGCGGATCCGGATCAGTTTCGTCCAGGGGGCGCGCCAGCGGTTGAGCGTCCACACGATCGGCTCGACGAGGACGACGCGGGTGCCCGGCTCGAGCGAGTCGATCAGTGGCGCGAGGTCGGTCTCGGCGCTCGTCGCCTCCAGCCGCTCGACGCCGTCGCGCCAGTCCCAGACGCCGAAGTCGGTCTCCTCGCCGGTCAGCGTCGCGTAGCGCAGGCCGTCCGGCAGGTAGTAGTGCAGCACCGGGATCGTCTCGGGCTGGGTGGAGATGACGAGGTCACCCGGCGCGAGGCTCGGGCCGATGTTGTGCGCGACCGAGCGCACGTTGCTCTTCTCCACGGGCGCGGTGTCCTGCGCCCACATGACGACGACGAGCGCGAGGCCGAAGACGCCGAGCCGGCGGGCGTGCGCGAGTCCGCCCGTCGCCAGCAGCAGGTACGGCGCGACCGCGACCGCCAGGTAGCGGTTGGCCCACGCGGGTGAGCTCTGCGACAGCCCCCAGGCGAGGGTGGGGGTCAGCACGCAGATGATCAGCAGCGCGAGCGCGGCGCGGCCGTGCTGGCCGAGCGGGCGCGTGCGCAGCAACGCGATCACCCCGGCGCCCGCGCAGATCAGGAAGACGATCTCCGGCAGCCGGCCGAGGATCACGCCCGGCACGCCGAGCAGCGAGCTGAACGCGGGCGCGTCGGCCCACGGGGCGCCGGTGTGCTGGGCCTGGTAGAGCGTCGTCGGCACCCACGGGAGGTAGAGCAGGGCCGCGCCGCCGAAGCCGATCAGCGCGTCGCGGAACAGCTCCTTGCGGCGGGCACGCTCGGCGAGCGCGAACAGGACGATCCAGGCCGCGCCGGCGGCGGCGCCGAAGAAGATCGGCCAGTTGTGCGTGTAGAGCGCGACCGCCTCGGAGACCGCGAAGCCGATCACCCACGGCCGCCGGCTGGAGGTGTCCAGCGCGTAGGCGCGCAGGAAGCAGACGGTCACCGGGATGGCCAGCAGCGCGACCATCGCGTACATCCGGGCCTCCTGCGCGTACTGGCTCAGGAACGGGTTGAAGGCCATCAGGACGGCCGCGAACCAGCCCGCCTTGTGCGTGCCCCAGATCTTCAGCCCCGCCCACCACGCGACCGGGACGGCGAGCAGCGCGCACATCAGGCTGAACGAGCGCACGCCCTCCTCGGAGTCGCCGGCGACGCCGAGCCAGAAGTGCAGGAGCATGTAGTAGAGCGGTGGCGAGCCGTCCTTGCGCAGCGCGGCGGGGATGTCGCCGAGCGGGCGGTCGGCGATGCCGACGGACAGGCCCTCGTCGATCCAGAAGCCGATCTTCAGCTCCGCGGTCCGCATCATCAGCGACAGCGCGATCAGCGCCGCCAGACCGAGCGGTACGGCGACCCACGAGCCCGTCAGCGAACGCGCGTGGCGGGCGAGCGCGGCGGGGCGGCGGTGAAGGGCGGAGGCGGCCATCAGCGTGCGCAGGAGGAGCCGATGACCCACTTGCGGGTCTTGGCGATCGTCGGGAACCGCGGGTCCTTGGACAGCGCGGAGTAGTTCGGGGCGATCGTCGTGCCGGGCGGGAAGGCGAAGATCTCCGACTCCATCTCGTGCAGATGCATGTACCACGCGACGGCCTGCGTCTGGAAGGCCCCCGTGTACACCGTGCCGCACGCGAGCAGCTTCTCGCGCCCGCCGGCCGCCTCGATCGCCTCCGGCACGGTGCCGTAGAGCTGCGCCTCCTGGTCGATCCGCCACCAGCCCTCGTCCAGCTCACGCACGTCGTCGATCACGAACGGCGCCGACGCGGCGGCGATGACGACCGCGAGCGCGGCCGCGGCGACCGTGCCCGCGCGCTTGTTCGTGGCACGGACCAACCACACCCATCCCGCACCGGCGAGCACGCACACGAGCGCGGCGGGCAGCGCGACGTAGCGCAGGTTGCCGGCGAACCCGGCCTGGGTCATGCCCGCCACGGCGACCATCAGCACGGTGCCGATCGCGGCCATCGTCAGGTACAGCCCGTCTCTTCGCACCAGCGCGACCACGAACGCGATCAGCCCGCCGATGTAGACCGGCAGCGACAGCACGGACGCGCTGCGGTTGAAGACCTCGATGAACGGGTGCGCGGCGAACGCCGCGGAGTCCGGGTTGGGCTGGCGCGCGCGGTTGGCGGCGCGCAGGAAGTCGCCTGAGCCGATGTACTCGGGCACGAACCACAGCAGGATCAGCGAGAGCCCACCGCCGCCGACGAGCAGCACCGTGCTGAGCTTGCGCTCGGCGATCAGCAGATACAGCCCGTAGAGCGCGATGAACGGCCACACCTCGGGCCGCAGCAGCGCGGCGCCGATTCCCAGCAGGAACGCGTCGCGGCGGCGCCCGTCCAGGTGGCGCTCGAGCGCCCACAGGCAGAGCGCGACGAGGATGCCCTCGCTGTTGCCGCGGAAGAAGTTGCGGATGAACTCGTCGGCGAGGAACAGCGAGCTCGCGGCGATGATCCCCGCGAACGGCCCCGCGAGGCGCGCGCCGAGCCGGAACGCCAGCGCGAACGCGAGGATGCCGCCGGCCCGCGCGACGGTGAGCCACAGCAGTGGCGCGCCGTCGTCGCCGGCGAGGCTGAACGGCGTGGTGAAGATGACCGGTAGCGGCTTCCAGCTCGGGCCGGTCGTCGTCACCAGGTCGCCCTGCGCGACCTCCCGGCCCCAGATGATCCACGCCCACGGGTCGTACGTGGGCACGCTCGGCAACAGCAGGCTGACGCCGGCCAGCGCGAAGCAGGCCAGCAGGAGGAGCTTCCACGGACGCGCCTTGGGCGGCGGCGCGTCCACCGGCTGCGGAGGCGGGGCGAGCCGCTCCAGCACACGCGTGGCGCTCGGCGCGAGAGCTGAAAGCGGCGTCAGCGCCAAGGGTGTCAGCGGAGACTGAGGGCGGCGGCGACGCCCGGGGCCGGATCCGCGGTGAGGTCGACATGCTCGCCGGGCGTGGCCCACACCTTCAGGCCGTGGTCGAGCGCGGCGATCGGCAGCTCGGCGGCGTCCATGAAGTCGCGGGCGCGCCGTTCCAGGAGCATGCGGTCGCCCGAGACGAACAGGCGCTTGGCGGCGAGCGTCGTGGTGTCGTCCTCGACGAACTGCGGCGACTGCGCCTCGACCTCGTAGCGGCCCGCCGCGCCGAGCGTGACCAGCAGCTCGTAGCGGGCGCCGCGGCCGAAGCCGGGCAGCGCGAGGCGCTCGAACACGCGGTCGAAGCGACGCTCGGGCGTCCAGAACGACTCGCCGGTGAACGCGGCCTGCTGCGTGCCGGCGCGCTCCACCCACGCGAGGTAGGCGTTCGCGGTCTTCTGCTTGGCCTCGGGGAGCGCGGAGACGTCGCGCGTGCTCCAGCGGGGCTCCGCCTCGGTCAGGACCGTCTCCAGCTCCGGCGCGAGCGCGATCAGGAAGGCCAGCCAGGTCGCGTCGTCGAGGTTGGCGATGTCCGCGATCACGGGGTGCGGGCCGGGCGGCTGCAGCCGTTCGGTGGCCAGCGTCAGCGCACCGGCGAGGCGCTCGGCGTCGGCGGTGGCCTTCATGCCCGGGAGCAGCGGGTTGCGGTAGCCGTCGTCGGCGGCGCGGCGCTCCTTGCGGGTGACGACGCGGCCGGCGCCGCCCGAGCTGCGTGAGGACGACGCCCTGGTGCCGCTCGCGGACGCGCGGGACTTGGGCGTGGCCGTCGTCCCGGGCTTCTTCACCGTGACGTAGCGGATGGGCGCCTGGTTGCGGAGCTTCTCGTCAAGCTCACGCGAGCAGATCGAACACTTATCGGTAGGCCGGTTATGGCGGCAGAAAGACCCGGACATCGCGCCGACTCACGCTAGCGGGTTCGCGACGATCTCCGCACCGCGTGCGGGGGCGAGTGTGATGCTGCGGCGGCGCATCCGCTCGCCTTCTGCCCTCACGGGTCGGATGGAGAACCGCATGCTCACGGCTCGTAACACCTCGCGCAGCTCCAATTGCGCGAACGCGGCGCCGATGCAGCGGCGCGTGCCGCCGCCGAACGGGATCGACCGGCCGCGGCGGTTCGCGAGGTAGATGCAGGGCGCGACGTAGACGCCCGCCGGCAGCGTGTGGCCCTGCAGCTCGTACGGCTGCAGCGTCTTGCGCGCGGTGATGGCGAGCACCGGGCGTGTCCGCAGGACCTCGTCGATGAACGGGTCCGGGTCCTCGGTGAGGTCCGTGGGATGACGCGCGAGGCGCTCCAGCGCCCAGGCGAGCGCGGTCGCGGTCGTCTCGTGGCCGGCGGCGAGCAGGGTCACGAGCTGGTCGCGCAGCTCCTCGCGCGTGGCACCGGAGTCGCGCAGGAGGTCGAGGATCGAGTCGCCGGTGGAGGGCTGGTCGATCCGCTCGTAGACCAGCTCGTCGATGTGCTTGATCGACGCGAGGAAGCGGCCGTACGGGCCCAGGTCGCGCTGCACCAGCGACATCGCGATCAGGTTCGCGGTGCTGGCGGTCATGTCGAGCGTGGCCCGGAGCGCGTCCCTGAGCGCGTCGTCGCGCGAGCCGAAGATCACGCGCTGGATGACCTCCAGCGTCAGGTCCTGCATCTTGCGGTGCGCCTTGAACGGCGTGCCGACCGGCCACGTGTCCAGGTGCGCGTGCGCGAGCTCGGCGATCTGGTCCGTCCAGCGCTTGAGCGCCTGGCCGTGGAACGGCGGCAGGACGAGCTTGCGCTGGCGCAGGTGCTCGTCGCCGTGCAGGATCAGCAGCGAGTTGCGGCCGACGAACGGCTCCATGAACGCCGCGGAGTCGCCGCCGCGGAGCACATCCGGCTTGGCCGCGTAGATCCGCTTGATCTCCTCGGCGTCGCTGGTCAGCACCATCGGCGCGTCCGACCAGGCCGTGCGGATCGTGAACGGCTCCCCGTACCGGGCCTGCGCGTCCCGGAGGAACTTCGTCGGCCGCACGATCCACTCGAC is a genomic window containing:
- a CDS encoding cytochrome P450 translates to MLPPGPKAPQALQTVEWIVRPTKFLRDAQARYGEPFTIRTAWSDAPMVLTSDAEEIKRIYAAKPDVLRGGDSAAFMEPFVGRNSLLILHGDEHLRQRKLVLPPFHGQALKRWTDQIAELAHAHLDTWPVGTPFKAHRKMQDLTLEVIQRVIFGSRDDALRDALRATLDMTASTANLIAMSLVQRDLGPYGRFLASIKHIDELVYERIDQPSTGDSILDLLRDSGATREELRDQLVTLLAAGHETTATALAWALERLARHPTDLTEDPDPFIDEVLRTRPVLAITARKTLQPYELQGHTLPAGVYVAPCIYLANRRGRSIPFGGGTRRCIGAAFAQLELREVLRAVSMRFSIRPVRAEGERMRRRSITLAPARGAEIVANPLA
- a CDS encoding sensor histidine kinase, translating into MIRTALRGLRGRLLLAFVATSAVTLAVAAAITLSPLQQQLRDEATSQLQDSTETMRTDFKDALTTGPVKGAEDPRASKRGRRYRKLLELGYDLSERTNGRVSVTDDLYESSAGDSPAFLFDTGSTATQARPLADAMRARREGLSTTEIRDDELTFAMPVFDDEKVVGVVVAQRDLTEVARTVTSVRNAFFTAAAIGLAVAILLAITLSGTLTRRLGRLQRSALRITAEGPEAPAPLDRGRDEVGDLARAIGRMQEELRRQEAARRSFVSTASHELRTPLTILQGTMELLDEDLRDGGDLTDAQEQVASARRELRRLSVLASELLDLSRLDAAVQLRSEPVELGEIARAVKAEFELLASERDTALVVDSPGPCWGTGDPAACARVVRILIDNALRYAPPGEPIKITTSRENGSAVVRVADHGPGVPPEERAHIFERFHRGKASSEVSGFGLGLAIGRELAERMSGTLDIEPSSRGAKFALTLPATGDGKHVRSPVSAGADLGPTGDR
- a CDS encoding response regulator transcription factor, which translates into the protein MQPSTALDILLVDDDRPLREMLTRSFEREGHRVTAVGDGETALDAAAERSYDVVLLDVALGAGPTGYDVARTLRSRRDVVPIIMLTALDSEADAVQGLEAGADDYVTKPFGLAELRSRIRAVLRRAQGRVVEGNVRVGPVMLDRDLRRVTVDDNAVRLTFSEFELLGCLMSRPGYAFNRQELLRAIWGDSAYRDPRAIDVHIRHLREKLEARPEEPSLILTVPGQGYRFREA
- a CDS encoding glycosyltransferase family 39 protein; this encodes MGHRLLLRTLMAASALHRRPAALARHARSLTGSWVAVPLGLAALIALSLMMRTAELKIGFWIDEGLSVGIADRPLGDIPAALRKDGSPPLYYMLLHFWLGVAGDSEEGVRSFSLMCALLAVPVAWWAGLKIWGTHKAGWFAAVLMAFNPFLSQYAQEARMYAMVALLAIPVTVCFLRAYALDTSSRRPWVIGFAVSEAVALYTHNWPIFFGAAAGAAWIVLFALAERARRKELFRDALIGFGGAALLYLPWVPTTLYQAQHTGAPWADAPAFSSLLGVPGVILGRLPEIVFLICAGAGVIALLRTRPLGQHGRAALALLIICVLTPTLAWGLSQSSPAWANRYLAVAVAPYLLLATGGLAHARRLGVFGLALVVVMWAQDTAPVEKSNVRSVAHNIGPSLAPGDLVISTQPETIPVLHYYLPDGLRYATLTGEETDFGVWDWRDGVERLEATSAETDLAPLIDSLEPGTRVVLVEPIVWTLNRWRAPWTKLIRIRSKEWAQALSNDPTMEIASIQPTNFTPPRPNPVRATVYVKTG